The Vannielia litorea genome segment GCCGCCAAAATCGGCCCGGGCGTGGTCAAGAACTCGCCCTCCTCCATCCCCGGCGCATTGTGGATGCCATACACCTCGGTGATCCCGAACTTGTCCATGATACCGGCCTTGACCATGGCCTCGCCGCCCGCGCCGCCCTCTTCTGCCGGCTGGAAGATCAGCGCCACCGTCCCGGCAAAGTTGCGCGTCTCGGCAAGGTACTTCGCCGCGCCCAGCAGCATCGTGGTATGCCCGTCATGGCCGCAGGCATGCATCTTGCCCGGCACCCGGCTCGCATGCTCTGCCCCCGTCGCCTCCTCTATCGGGAGCGCATCCATATCCGCCCTGAGCCCCAGCCGCCGCGTGCTCGCGCCCTTGCCGTGGATCAGCGCCACTAGCCCGCTCTCGGCGATGCCCTCATGCACCTCATCCACCCCGAAGGCCCGCAGCTTCTCGGCCACAAAGGCCGCCGTCTCATGGCAGTCGAATCCCAGCTCTGGGTGCATGTGGATATGCCGCCGCCATGCGGTCATCTCCTCTGAATATCCGGCGATCCGGTTGACGATGGGCATGGGCTGAGGTTCCTCTCTGCTGAGACGACTGCCACCAAATCCCATCCGGAGCCCCCCCGCAATGGCCGACCCTTCCGACCCGCTGATTTTCGACCAAACCCCGGATGACGCCCGTCAGATGCAGCGGCTTCTCGCCATCATGGCCTGCCTGCGCGACCCCGATCAGGGCTGCCCTTGGGACATCGAGCAGAGCTACGCCACCATCGCCCCTTACACCATCGAGGAGGCCTACGAGGTGGCCGATGCGGTCGCCCGCTCGGCATGGGGCGAGTTGGAGGGCGAGCTCGGCGACCTGCTGCTGCAAGCGGTCTATTTCGCCCAGATGGGCCGCGAGGACGGCCACTTCACCTTCGCCTCCATTGCCCAAAGCGTCTCCGACAAGATGGTCGCCCGCCACCCCCATATCTTCGGTTCCGAGTCGCGCGACAAATCGGCCGAGCAGCAAACGCTGGACTGGGAAAAGCAAAAAGCCGCCGAGCGCGCCGCCAAGGGCGAGACCCGCACGCTGGACGGCGTCGCCCTCGGCCTGCCCGCCCTCACCCGCGCACTGAAGCTGCAAAACCGCGCCGCCCGCGTGGGGTTTGATTGGGACAACGTGCAGGACGTCCTCGCCAAGCTGCAGGAAGAGGCCGCAGAGCTGGCCGAGGCCGAAGGCGACGCCGACGCGCTGGAGGACGAGATGGGCGACATGCTCTTTGTCCTCACCAACCTCGCCCGCCACAAGGGCATCGACCCGGAGGCCGCCCTGCGCCGCACCAACGCCAAGTTCACCCGCCGTTTCAACGCGATAGAAGACGCGCTCGCGGCCAAGGGCAGCAGCCCGCAGCAGGCGACGCTGGAGGAGATGGACGCGCTCTGGACTTCGATCAAACGCGCCGAAAAGGCCTGACCAGCGCCCCAAGGCGCCACCCCGCCCCTTTTTCTTGCTGCAAATACTCACTCCCGCATCCTCTGCCCACACCACGCCCGCAGCAGGGTACCCGCGCACGGCACAGCGGGCTGACTGCCTCTCAGGCATCGCTGCGCGCTGCGCGACCGCGTCCATAGGCCACCCCGCCCGTTATCCCGACCAAAAAACTCACCCATTGACCCAACAAAAAGAGTCAGGTTTAAGCGCGGCCGACACAACCAGGGAGACACACCATGCTGCGAACTACCCTCGCCCTCACCCTCGCCGCCAGCCCGGCGCTGGCCGATGAGATCAACGTCTATTCCTACCGCCAGCCTGAGCTGATCGCGCCGCTGACCGAGGCCTTCACCGCCGAAACCGGCATCGACGTGAACGTGGCCTTCCTCAACAAAGGCATGGTGGAGCGCCTCCAGGCCGAGGGCGACCGTTCGCCCGCCGATGTCGTGCTCACCGTCGACATCTCCCGCCTGAACGAACTGGTCGAGGCCGGCGTCACCCAGCCGCTCTCCTCCCAGACCCTGACAGACAACGTGCCCGCCGCACTGCACGGCCCCGATGGCCAATGGTGGGGCGTCACCACCCGCGCCCGTATCGTCTACGCCTCCAAAGAGCGCGTGGCCGACGGCGAGGTGACCACCTACGAGGATCTGGCCGACCCCAAGTGGAAGGGCCGCATCTGCACCCGCTCCGGCACCCATGCCTATAACGTGGCACTGGTCTCGGCCATGCTGCACCACCACGGTGAAGAGTACACCAAGACCTGGCTCGAAGGCGTGAAGGCCAACCTCGCCCGCAAGCCCGAGGGCAACGACCGCGCGCAGGTCAAGGCGATCTGGGCCGGGGAATGCGACATCTCGCTTGGCAACACCTACTACATGGGCGCCATGCTGGCCGACCCCGAGCAGGTGCCGTGGGCCGAAAGCGTCCGCATCACCTTCCCGACCTTCGAAGACGGCGGCACCCACATCAACCTCTCCGGCGTCGCGCTGACCAAATCCGCGCCGAACAAGGAGAACGCGGTGAAGTTCATCGAATTCCTCGCCTCCTCGCAGGCGCAGGAAATCTATGCCGAGGTGAACAACGAGTACCCGGTCGCCCCCGGCACCGAGGCCTCCGAGCTGGTCAAAGGCTGGGGCGAATTCACCCCCGATGACACCGACCTCGTCGACATCGCCAAACTCCGCCCCGACGCGATCAAACTGATCGAAGAAGTCGACTTCGACGGCTGAGGGCACACGCCCGGCGGACACCCCGCCAACCGACATATCCCAAGCCCCGCCGGCCCCGCGCCCGGCGGGGCTTTTCCTTGTCCAGGGCCCCCGGTTTACATTCGCGCGCCCATTTGCGACTCTGCCCGGCAACATCCGGGCCACCGCCTGCGCGCCCCGGCAAACCCACCTCCCCTCCCGAAAGGATACCCCATGACCCAGGCCAAGGCCGGCGACACGCTTCATATTCATTACACCGGCACCCTCGATGACGGCACCGTCTTCGACAGCTCCCAGGGCCGCGACCCGCTCCAGTTCGAGCTCGGCTCCGGCCAGATCATCCCTGGCCTCGACGCCGGCGTCACCGGCATGGAAGTGGGCGAAAAGCGCTCCGTCCAGATCGAACCGGCCGAGGCCTATGGCGAGCACGACGCCAGCCGCGTGCAGGCCGTCGAACGCGCCGCCTTCCCCGATGACATCCCCACCGACCCCGGCACCCAGCTTCAGGTCCAAACAGCGCAAGGGCAAGTCATGCCCGTCACCGTGGTCGAGGCCAACGACGAGCACGTGATGCTCGACACCAACCACCCACTGGCCGGCAAGACCCTCACCTTCGACGTGGAACTGGTCGAAATCGCTTAAGGCGGCCACCGCCCGCCCTGCGCCCGCGGGGTGGGCAGCCAGCCCGCCCCGCCCTCAATACATCGACTTGGCGTAGGCCTCCTCCAGCCCCGCGTCGATCTTCGCCATCTCGCCCTCATCCTCCGGCGCGCCGCGCGTCTGGTCGAGGATCATCTTCGACAGGCTCGGCATCTCGCCCCTGTCCTGCCGCGCCGCCGGGTCCCACAGCTTTGAGCGGCGGAAGGCCTTGGCGCAGTGCAGGAACACCTCCTCCACCTCAACCACCACGGCCAGCCGCGGCGCCCGCCCGTTCACTGCCATCCGCTCCAAGAGCGCCGCATCGCGCACCAGCTTCGCCCTTCCGTTCACCCGCAAGGTCTCGTCGAACCCCGGCACCATGAACAGCAGGCCCACCGCCCCGTTCGCCAGAATGTTCGCCAGGCTATCCAGCCGGTTGTTCCCCGGCCGGTCCGGGATCGCCAGCAGCCTGTCGCCCAGCACCTCCACGAATCCCGGCGCATCGCCCCTCGGGCTTACATCTGCCCGGCCGCCCGCCCCCTGCGTGCCGATGCACACGAACGGCGAACGCGCGATGAAGGCCCGCGCATGGGCATCCAGCGCCGCCATGCTCTTGATCTCCGCCAACTCCGACACCGCCGGATAGAGCGCCCTAAGCGCCGCCTCATCGGCCACAACATCCTCAAATTCCATCGCACGCGCCTCCTTCTGCGCCGCCACCCAACGCCATAACCACACCGCCGGTCAAGAACCGCCCAGCCCCCTTGCCCTTGCCGCCCGCCTCGGGCAAACCCTCGGTTAACCCTGCCATCAACCCCCAAGGCCCCATGTTCCGCCCCCTCATCGCCCTCGCTGCCGCCCTCTCCCTCTCTGCCTGCGCCGAAATCACCGATCCCTCCGGCCTCTCGCCCGAGACCCGCGCTCTCTATGCCTCCGTGCAGGACGGCGCCATCACCGTGCCCGCCGTGCCCGATGAATACATCACCGAGGCCACCGCCCGGCAGGAGGTCAACTACGCCGCCCCCCACGCCGCCGGCACCATCATCGTCGATCCCGGCGCCAAGCGGCTCTACCAGCTGCTGGGGAATGGCCGCGCCATGCGCTACGTCGTCGGCGTCGCCCGCGCCGGACGCGGCTTCTCCGGAAACGCCGTCGTCTCCTACCAGCGCGACTGGCCCTACTGGACGCCCACCGCCAACATGGTCCGCCGCGACCCCGAGCTCTACGGCCCGATCAAGAACGGAAAGCCCGGCGGCCTCGACAACCCCCTCGGCGCCCGCGCCCTCTACCTCTACCGGAACGGCAAGGACACGCTCTACCGCATCCACGGCACCTCAGAGCCCAAATCCATCGGCATGCAGGCCTCCTCCGGCTGTATCCGCATGTTCAACCAGGACGCCATGCACCTTGCGGCGAATACGCCCAACGGAACCCGGGTGATCGTCCTGCCCCAAAGCCAGTCCGGCTCCTGGGTCGACCCGGCCGACATGCCCGCCCCCGAACCAAGCGAAGCCCTGACGGCAGGCAGCAACCCGCTTGAGGATACGTCGACGCTGTAGGGTGAATTAGCAACAGCACCGTAGAGCACGATGTATACCGCCACCCAACGTCGGGCTCCTACGATGTGGTACCTCAGGCGCATGCGCGCCGATAAAACTCGCATAATATGCCGAGAGGAAACGAGCCTGCATCGGTGAAATGTTTCGCTGGATGCCAAATGTAACGAATAGTAACACCAAGGCACCAGTGTAAGATATAGCGTCGACTGAGCCTCGCTCGATGGCAGGATGTGTAAACTCCTGTGATTTTTTGCCTTTCCCCGCTCACGACCACCACTCCAAACGAACCGATTGCCTTGGTGGCGAACGAGATCGTGATCTCGAGATTGGGCGGGCCAATCGGGAGTGACAGACTAAAGTTGTAGTAAACTCGCTCTATGGTACGATCCTCCGAAATTGATCAATATCTCCAAAAGACCTATCCATGCCGAGCTTTACGAGAACCCTTGAGACGTCCATTCACGCGGCCTTGAGCACCGCACAGTATCGTGGGCATGCCTACTCTGGACTTGAGCACCTATTACTTGCTCTTATCGATGAACCCGATGCTCGAAAACTCCTCTTGGCCTGCAACGCTGATTTGGAAGAACTAAAGAGTGCTATACTGGAGTATCTCGAAGACGAAGGCTCTCCGCTTATCCCATTGGAGCCAGACGCGGAAAGCGTTCCCAACTCGGCATTTCAAAGGGTGGTACAGAGAGCAGCCATCCACGTTCAATCCTCTGGTCGATCTGAGGTAACTGGCGCCAATATCCTAGTGGCAATTTTTGCAGAACGCGAAAGTGCCGCAGCGCTGTTTCTGGGAGAACAGGACATCACCCGTTATGATGCAGTGAATTTCATTGCACACGGAGTCGCGAAGAATCTTGCGTACGCTGAACCCCGGCCATTGATCGAACCAACTGACGCGACAACCTTCGAACCGGAAGAATTGCTTCTCACCGAGGCCGAGTGGCGAGCGAGAGAACAAGCTAAGAGAAATAGCGAACCGACCTCTCATCCTAGGCAATCAAGTTCTGAAGCTGAAGGTTCCAGCGTCCATAGCGCCAACGGAGCAGCCGATGGAAAGTTCACCTTCGTATCATACTCGAGCAAGGATCGCGCCCTAGTTCGTAGCATCAAGACTTCTATAGAAGGCAATGGCCTCAGCTTGTGGTGGGATCAAGATATTCAGGCCGGTGCCGAATGGCGAAGCGAGATCAAGAAGAATTTGAACGACGCAAGCGTCGTGCTGACTTTTTGGACACCTCAGAGCGTCGACTCTTTGGCGGTTGTGGAGGAAGCATCAATTGCGCAATCTAAGAAGAAACTAGTTCATGCCAAGGTGGAGGACTGCGAGATCCCATATGGGTTTTCGGAGACCCAGTATGTTGATCTTCGTCGCTGGGACGGAACGCAGGGGCATCCAGATTTTCAAAAATTACTCTATGCAATAAATGATCGAATGGCTCTGCCGAACCTTGAAAAGCTAAAAGCTCGAATTGGCAGCTCAAACCCTATGGAAGCGGTGTCCCGAAATGGGAAGATTGCAATCAAGGACGCTCCGTCAGGATTACGGCCTGAGCTCTGGGATCCTGCAGAACTGGAAACAAGACTTTTGGCGCTCAAGACCTCTACCGCTGCGATGTGCCGTATGTGCTCTGACAGCACCGCCTTTCAGTTGCCGCGTGCGCTTGGTCATTGCTTGGAGGTGCTATCTTCTTCACTGTCAACAGAACCCGTTACTTGGTATGCGCTCGAGGATGCGAAGGTCATACTAGAGGACTGTATGATTGATAGCTTTGCAGCTGATTCCTGGAACAAAACAGTCTATCGAGGAGCAATGAACCTAATGGAACGGGTTGAACAAGTTCGGCCGTATTTACAACCAATACAACTGGATCCAACAACAGGCGCCCAGCGCCCCCCTCCACCAGCCCCGATCGTGACGGAGGATGATTTAGAGGTAGTTAATGAGCTGGCAAATAGATTTAAATCTGAATTTCACTCAGCGGATGCACGTGCGACGTTGGATGACAACACGATAGAAATGCTCGACAATGCGATAGATCAAATTTCCGACGCACAAAGTTCAGCCGCTAATGACCACAAGCGGTTTTCTCGGCTTAGGCGCGCACTTAGCAGCATCGTGTTCGTTTCTAGCAGCGTTGTTGCAGCGATTGGAACGGGTGTAGTCGTCAACTTATTAACGGCACCAAGCGCTGCTGCCACTTTTTTTAGCCGGTTAAGGCCCATATACGAGGCAGTCCTTAGGTTCTTTTTCTAGCAACTCAGGAACTCCAAAATATCTGGTTGGCCCCTAACTCTGCAAATCTGCATACACATAGGATGTGCAACACGCCTATCCTATCAAATTCACAGTTCCCGCGGCTTTACTAACGCTCTGCGTGAGCATTTGCGCAGAATCCCCACCCCGCCCCCCCAACCTTGCCCCCTCCCCCCACAACCCTACCTCCCCCAGCATGACCCGCTGGCTCCTCCTCCCGCTTCTCCTCCTCGCCGCCTGCGCCCCCGGCGTGCCTGACAACGCCCGCATCGTCGTCGCGGGCGACTCCGTCATGGCCTGGAACCGCGGCAGCGGCGCTTCCGTCGCCCGCGCCTTGCAGGCCCGTCTCGGGGAGCCCGTGGGCGATGTCTCCCTGCCCCTCGCCCGTGTCGCCGGCGGCAGCGGGTCGCTCAACATCCCCACCCAGCTCAGCGGTGTCAGCGCCCCTTGGGTCGTGCTGAACGGCGGGGCCAATGACATCAGCGCCAGTTGCGATTGCACCCGTTGCGGCCCTGTGCTCGAGCGGCTGATCTCCACCGATGGCCGTCGCGGCGCGATCCCGGCTCTCGTGGCCTCCCTCCGGCAGCGCGGCTCCCGCGTTGTCTGGGCCGATTACTACACCTCGCCCCGCTTCGCCGGCACCGCCTGCGTCGCCCCCTACCGCGAGCTGGAATCCCGCCTTGGCCGCATGGCCGCCCGCGACGCGGGCGTCTCGCTCGTCGACATGGACGATGTCTTCAGCCCCGCCGACCTCTCGCTCTTCGCCGCCGACCGGACCCATCCCTCCCCCAAGGGCTCCGCCCGCATCGCCGCCCTCGTCGCCCCCTTGCTACAGCGCTAAGCCGATCCGCCCGCGCGGGGCCTTAACCTCTCGGCGTTTTGCATTTTTGTCGTATGCATGGAATGTGCATCGCTTGTGCATCCCACGAAATAACGGTTAACGCCCAAACCACCCCATTGGTCTTGCATTTTTGCAAAACCCCTCCCGAAGTCCCGGTCGCCGCCTTACCGTCCTGAAATCGCAAAGAAAAAGGGGGGCCGAGGCCCCCCAGTTTCGCCGTTCAGGCTCATCGTTGTTACCGCCCGGTTTATTTGCCTGCGGCCTGAACTGCGCCAGGGGCGAGCGCACCCGCCCCGGAATTTTTTAACCCGAAATCAGTGGGTTATACCTTACCCTGCTCAGCTGCACCCGGAGGTGCCGCCGCAGGTGTTGCACTTCATGCAGGTGCCGTTGCGGACCAGCGTGTAGTTGCCGCACTCCCCGCAGGCCTCGCCCTCGTAACCCTGCATCTTGGCCTTCGCCCGAGCATCCAACCCGTTGGAAACGCTCGCAACTTCCGGCACCAGCGTTTCCAGCGCCACCGCCGGATCCACGCTCGCATCCAGCGCCACGGCCCCGGCAACATCGCCGCCCAGCCCGCCTTGCAGCACCACCAGATCGGAGGGCAGCCGCTTGCGGAGATAACCCGAGGAGGAGATTTGCTTCAGCACTTCCAAGGACTTGGACGCCGCGCTCTCGCTCACCGGCGACACGTTGGAAACCCCCTCTTCCTCGCCCCGGCCCAAATCGTCAAAGGCCGCGCCTTCCGGCTTCACATGGGCCAGATCCGTCCGGTCGAGGTAGCTCACCGCCAGCTCGCGGAAGATGTAATCGAGGATCGAGGTCGCATTCTTGATGCTGTCGTTCCCCTGCACCATCCCGGCCGGCTCGAACTTGGTGAAGGTGAAGGCGTCCACGAACTCCTCCAGCGGCACCCCGTATTGCAGGCCAACCGACACCGCGATGGCGAAGTTGTTCATCATCGCCCGGAAG includes the following:
- the mazG gene encoding nucleoside triphosphate pyrophosphohydrolase, with product MADPSDPLIFDQTPDDARQMQRLLAIMACLRDPDQGCPWDIEQSYATIAPYTIEEAYEVADAVARSAWGELEGELGDLLLQAVYFAQMGREDGHFTFASIAQSVSDKMVARHPHIFGSESRDKSAEQQTLDWEKQKAAERAAKGETRTLDGVALGLPALTRALKLQNRAARVGFDWDNVQDVLAKLQEEAAELAEAEGDADALEDEMGDMLFVLTNLARHKGIDPEAALRRTNAKFTRRFNAIEDALAAKGSSPQQATLEEMDALWTSIKRAEKA
- a CDS encoding Fe(3+) ABC transporter substrate-binding protein: MLRTTLALTLAASPALADEINVYSYRQPELIAPLTEAFTAETGIDVNVAFLNKGMVERLQAEGDRSPADVVLTVDISRLNELVEAGVTQPLSSQTLTDNVPAALHGPDGQWWGVTTRARIVYASKERVADGEVTTYEDLADPKWKGRICTRSGTHAYNVALVSAMLHHHGEEYTKTWLEGVKANLARKPEGNDRAQVKAIWAGECDISLGNTYYMGAMLADPEQVPWAESVRITFPTFEDGGTHINLSGVALTKSAPNKENAVKFIEFLASSQAQEIYAEVNNEYPVAPGTEASELVKGWGEFTPDDTDLVDIAKLRPDAIKLIEEVDFDG
- a CDS encoding peptidylprolyl isomerase gives rise to the protein MTQAKAGDTLHIHYTGTLDDGTVFDSSQGRDPLQFELGSGQIIPGLDAGVTGMEVGEKRSVQIEPAEAYGEHDASRVQAVERAAFPDDIPTDPGTQLQVQTAQGQVMPVTVVEANDEHVMLDTNHPLAGKTLTFDVELVEIA
- a CDS encoding pyridoxamine 5'-phosphate oxidase family protein, with translation MEFEDVVADEAALRALYPAVSELAEIKSMAALDAHARAFIARSPFVCIGTQGAGGRADVSPRGDAPGFVEVLGDRLLAIPDRPGNNRLDSLANILANGAVGLLFMVPGFDETLRVNGRAKLVRDAALLERMAVNGRAPRLAVVVEVEEVFLHCAKAFRRSKLWDPAARQDRGEMPSLSKMILDQTRGAPEDEGEMAKIDAGLEEAYAKSMY
- a CDS encoding L,D-transpeptidase, with translation MFRPLIALAAALSLSACAEITDPSGLSPETRALYASVQDGAITVPAVPDEYITEATARQEVNYAAPHAAGTIIVDPGAKRLYQLLGNGRAMRYVVGVARAGRGFSGNAVVSYQRDWPYWTPTANMVRRDPELYGPIKNGKPGGLDNPLGARALYLYRNGKDTLYRIHGTSEPKSIGMQASSGCIRMFNQDAMHLAANTPNGTRVIVLPQSQSGSWVDPADMPAPEPSEALTAGSNPLEDTSTL
- a CDS encoding toll/interleukin-1 receptor domain-containing protein; translated protein: MPSFTRTLETSIHAALSTAQYRGHAYSGLEHLLLALIDEPDARKLLLACNADLEELKSAILEYLEDEGSPLIPLEPDAESVPNSAFQRVVQRAAIHVQSSGRSEVTGANILVAIFAERESAAALFLGEQDITRYDAVNFIAHGVAKNLAYAEPRPLIEPTDATTFEPEELLLTEAEWRAREQAKRNSEPTSHPRQSSSEAEGSSVHSANGAADGKFTFVSYSSKDRALVRSIKTSIEGNGLSLWWDQDIQAGAEWRSEIKKNLNDASVVLTFWTPQSVDSLAVVEEASIAQSKKKLVHAKVEDCEIPYGFSETQYVDLRRWDGTQGHPDFQKLLYAINDRMALPNLEKLKARIGSSNPMEAVSRNGKIAIKDAPSGLRPELWDPAELETRLLALKTSTAAMCRMCSDSTAFQLPRALGHCLEVLSSSLSTEPVTWYALEDAKVILEDCMIDSFAADSWNKTVYRGAMNLMERVEQVRPYLQPIQLDPTTGAQRPPPPAPIVTEDDLEVVNELANRFKSEFHSADARATLDDNTIEMLDNAIDQISDAQSSAANDHKRFSRLRRALSSIVFVSSSVVAAIGTGVVVNLLTAPSAAATFFSRLRPIYEAVLRFFF
- a CDS encoding SGNH/GDSL hydrolase family protein, giving the protein MTRWLLLPLLLLAACAPGVPDNARIVVAGDSVMAWNRGSGASVARALQARLGEPVGDVSLPLARVAGGSGSLNIPTQLSGVSAPWVVLNGGANDISASCDCTRCGPVLERLISTDGRRGAIPALVASLRQRGSRVVWADYYTSPRFAGTACVAPYRELESRLGRMAARDAGVSLVDMDDVFSPADLSLFAADRTHPSPKGSARIAALVAPLLQR